A genome region from Maridesulfovibrio salexigens DSM 2638 includes the following:
- the glyQ gene encoding glycine--tRNA ligase subunit alpha has product MNFQDVILKLQDFWSDYGCCIVQPLDIEVGAGTFNPSTFFRVIGPEPWNTAYVEPSRRPTDGRYGENPNRLQHYFQFQVILKPSPDDVQDLYLKSLEVIGIDAKEHDIRFVEDDWESPTLGAWGLGWEVWLNGMEVTQFTYFQQVGGIDLKPVSVELTYGLERLCMYLQGVESVYDLKWNDKVTYGQIFYQNEVEQSKYNFELSDASMLLDLFDKYEAESKKLCEEGLPRPAYEYCLKCSHTFNMLDARGAISITERATYIGRVRNLASAAAKLYAEERENLNYPMLDND; this is encoded by the coding sequence ATGAATTTTCAAGATGTTATACTCAAACTTCAGGACTTTTGGTCTGATTACGGATGTTGCATTGTCCAGCCTCTTGATATTGAGGTAGGTGCGGGCACATTCAACCCTTCAACTTTTTTCCGCGTAATCGGACCTGAGCCGTGGAATACTGCATATGTAGAGCCTTCCCGTCGTCCTACTGACGGCCGTTATGGTGAAAACCCCAACAGGCTGCAGCATTACTTCCAGTTTCAGGTAATTCTGAAACCTTCTCCTGACGATGTTCAGGACCTTTACCTCAAGAGTCTTGAAGTTATCGGTATTGACGCAAAAGAGCATGACATCCGTTTTGTCGAGGATGACTGGGAATCTCCCACACTCGGCGCATGGGGCCTTGGCTGGGAAGTTTGGCTCAATGGTATGGAAGTGACCCAGTTTACTTATTTCCAGCAGGTTGGTGGTATTGATCTCAAACCTGTATCCGTTGAACTTACATACGGTCTTGAGCGTCTTTGCATGTACTTGCAGGGCGTTGAGTCTGTTTACGATCTCAAATGGAACGACAAGGTTACTTACGGTCAGATTTTTTACCAAAACGAAGTGGAACAGTCTAAGTACAACTTTGAACTCAGCGATGCCAGCATGCTGCTGGACCTCTTCGATAAATATGAAGCTGAAAGTAAGAAGCTCTGCGAAGAAGGTTTGCCCCGTCCGGCATACGAATATTGTCTGAAGTGTTCTCATACCTTCAACATGCTTGATGCCCGTGGAGCAATCTCCATTACTGAAAGGGCAACCTATATCGGCAGAGTTCGTAATCTCGCTTCCGCAGCAGCCAAGCTGTACGCAGAAGAGCGCGAGAATCTGAATTACCCCATGCTTGATAACGATTAA
- the recO gene encoding DNA repair protein RecO — protein MELTEKVVILKTGKFKENDLWVRFLSATRGVQNAFAFGGSRSRRRFGGCLEPFSQVLFKTGTNKTGTYQVLQEGSLVKGYPGIRSDFRKMGLAANCFKFIESAVLERDGNRAVFDLLTETLDVIEEADPDDFFPLFFRAKVAFEQGYNPDFTICAQCGKPLFSSRPVVFNIEKGQLNCLDCNDGRQGETISSGTARTLAWIQDTGPASWINLRLPADIRQECFSVMDRFMAYHMGVVWEGNGYRKI, from the coding sequence ATGGAATTAACTGAAAAAGTAGTAATACTTAAGACAGGTAAATTTAAGGAAAACGATCTTTGGGTTCGTTTCTTGTCTGCTACAAGGGGAGTGCAGAATGCATTTGCCTTCGGGGGGAGCAGAAGCCGCAGAAGGTTCGGTGGATGCCTGGAGCCCTTCTCACAGGTGCTTTTTAAAACCGGGACTAATAAAACCGGAACTTATCAGGTCTTGCAGGAGGGGAGTCTTGTAAAAGGATACCCCGGAATACGTTCCGATTTCCGCAAGATGGGATTGGCAGCCAATTGTTTCAAGTTCATTGAATCTGCAGTATTGGAGCGGGATGGCAACCGAGCTGTTTTTGATTTGTTGACCGAAACTTTGGATGTAATTGAAGAGGCGGACCCGGATGATTTTTTTCCGCTTTTCTTTCGGGCCAAGGTTGCATTTGAACAAGGGTACAATCCTGACTTTACAATTTGCGCTCAATGCGGCAAACCTTTGTTTAGTTCCCGTCCTGTGGTCTTCAATATAGAAAAAGGCCAGCTGAACTGTTTGGATTGCAATGACGGCAGGCAGGGCGAGACAATCAGTTCCGGAACAGCTAGAACCCTCGCCTGGATTCAGGATACAGGACCGGCCAGCTGGATAAACCTTCGGCTTCCTGCGGATATCCGTCAGGAATGCTTTTCGGTGATGGACCGCTTCATGGCCTACCATATGGGAGTGGTCTGGGAAGGCAACGGTTACCGGAAGATATAA
- a CDS encoding helix-turn-helix domain-containing protein — MDLKELGSRLKDERKRQGLTMEQIMEITKVSRVNITAIESGNQKEFPHEVYAKGFIKTYAKALGLDAEEIGDEFSRIMGSGTTESADDVVETVQPDYSADTKKSPVGTIILILLLAGVVGGLVYYLHDNSFFSAKNEAQTEIVAEEAVQEKPATEPQVEAPAVDEKKAEVVEPAPAEVEQSAATEAPVETKIEEQAVEQPVAAEENIVAEPVGNTVAITAKPGEACWLEAVVDGSAKEYVLQEGETLSLPFEDSLKLKLGNGGGVEIASNGKPYSFDAPKGQVKKLEFSAVQ; from the coding sequence ATGGATTTGAAAGAGCTTGGTTCCCGGTTGAAAGACGAAAGAAAACGGCAAGGGCTGACAATGGAACAGATTATGGAAATCACCAAAGTCAGCCGTGTGAATATTACTGCCATCGAAAGTGGCAACCAAAAAGAATTTCCCCATGAAGTCTATGCCAAAGGTTTTATAAAAACCTATGCTAAAGCACTTGGGCTGGATGCAGAGGAAATCGGTGATGAATTTTCACGAATTATGGGTTCCGGTACAACAGAATCTGCTGATGATGTAGTAGAAACTGTTCAGCCTGATTATTCTGCGGATACAAAAAAAAGTCCTGTCGGAACCATCATTCTGATTTTGCTTCTGGCTGGAGTTGTAGGTGGCTTGGTTTATTACCTGCACGACAATTCTTTTTTCAGTGCCAAGAATGAAGCGCAGACGGAAATTGTTGCGGAAGAGGCTGTTCAGGAAAAGCCTGCAACTGAGCCGCAAGTGGAAGCTCCGGCTGTTGATGAGAAAAAAGCTGAAGTTGTTGAACCTGCTCCCGCAGAGGTTGAGCAGTCCGCTGCAACCGAGGCTCCCGTTGAAACTAAAATTGAAGAACAAGCTGTTGAACAGCCTGTAGCAGCAGAAGAAAATATTGTTGCTGAGCCTGTCGGCAATACTGTGGCAATTACAGCTAAACCCGGTGAAGCCTGCTGGCTTGAAGCTGTGGTTGACGGTAGCGCAAAAGAATATGTACTTCAGGAAGGTGAAACACTTTCTCTTCCTTTTGAGGACAGCCTTAAACTCAAGCTCGGCAATGGCGGCGGAGTTGAGATTGCTTCCAACGGCAAGCCATATTCTTTTGATGCTCCTAAAGGTCAGGTTAAGAAACTTGAATTTTCCGCTGTTCAGTAA
- a CDS encoding SurA N-terminal domain-containing protein → MKRIIAGFLASMIIGSASFATAEEKVVDGIVAVVNGEVVTMYELNRKLAPIMKQFDGKSLSAVEAEQLKRVRQQILDRFINEIIIDQESKRLKVDVSAQDVDNEVKAIKEKSNLSDEDFERQLELQKTNLAAFKEKIGKDIRKHRLLSYKVKSKVVVTDDEIKAAWNSTRTDQGEVAKSVHLKLILFPENVSADQVREQIVAGETTFEEAADKYTTGPGSGSGGDLGVLEWNDLAQTWHEALTGLKPGGISQPFEVQSFKALLKLDSYVNTEAASFEDSKQEIYQKLYRQKQDELFADFIKKLREKAVIELK, encoded by the coding sequence TTGAAACGTATTATTGCCGGTTTTCTGGCCAGCATGATTATAGGGTCCGCATCATTTGCCACTGCAGAGGAAAAAGTTGTTGATGGGATTGTAGCCGTTGTGAACGGTGAAGTTGTGACCATGTATGAGCTGAATAGAAAATTGGCTCCTATTATGAAACAGTTTGATGGAAAAAGTCTTTCTGCTGTTGAAGCGGAACAGCTAAAAAGAGTCCGTCAGCAGATTCTTGACCGCTTCATTAACGAGATCATTATTGATCAGGAAAGTAAAAGACTTAAGGTTGATGTTTCTGCTCAGGATGTTGATAACGAAGTCAAAGCAATTAAAGAAAAAAGCAATCTCTCTGACGAAGATTTTGAACGTCAGCTTGAACTTCAGAAAACCAACCTCGCTGCATTTAAAGAAAAAATCGGCAAAGATATCCGTAAACATCGCCTCCTTTCTTATAAGGTAAAAAGCAAAGTTGTTGTTACCGATGATGAAATAAAAGCGGCATGGAACAGTACCCGCACCGATCAGGGGGAAGTTGCCAAAAGCGTACATCTTAAATTGATTCTTTTTCCCGAAAATGTATCTGCCGATCAGGTGCGTGAGCAGATTGTTGCAGGGGAAACCACTTTTGAAGAAGCTGCTGATAAATATACTACCGGACCCGGATCTGGGAGTGGTGGAGACCTTGGTGTTCTTGAATGGAACGACCTTGCCCAGACATGGCATGAAGCCCTTACTGGCCTGAAACCCGGTGGTATTAGTCAACCTTTTGAAGTTCAGAGTTTCAAGGCATTACTCAAACTTGATTCTTACGTGAATACTGAAGCAGCTTCTTTCGAAGACAGCAAGCAGGAAATCTATCAAAAGCTTTATCGTCAAAAACAGGACGAATTATTTGCGGATTTCATTAAAAAGCTCAGGGAGAAAGCAGTTATTGAGCTTAAATAA
- a CDS encoding SurA N-terminal domain-containing protein — MKKILIGVLLACSLFGCQNKSEEPGIIARVNGNPIYLSQLEYKYDLTHEGVGGFVPSVEQVRAEYGQILGDLIVQELVAQELEQREIPVSDKELKEAEDEVRSDYPDDSFEQILIEEYIDINAWRSQLKYQLAMDKFFQDILRPEIKIDYKEAEKYYRTHLSDFYMPAGYKFVMVKGMGKDLVLKGVDLYREGLTPAAISAKLRKVSVREIWIRNGQIPANWKPFVEDLEPGKATPVITQKKEVFCLILKEKKEATLLTPLQAYPMVEKVLLERKLKEKFESWLKEKMATSKIKISKELLPEVEEIEQSASSEKSPVAE, encoded by the coding sequence ATGAAAAAAATATTAATCGGTGTTCTGTTGGCTTGTTCTTTGTTTGGCTGTCAGAACAAAAGTGAAGAACCGGGCATTATCGCGAGGGTAAACGGGAATCCAATTTATCTGAGCCAGCTGGAATATAAATATGACCTTACTCATGAAGGGGTTGGCGGATTTGTGCCCTCTGTTGAGCAGGTCAGGGCAGAGTATGGGCAGATTCTTGGAGACTTGATTGTTCAGGAACTTGTTGCTCAAGAATTGGAGCAGCGCGAGATTCCGGTATCCGATAAGGAACTCAAGGAAGCAGAAGACGAAGTCCGTTCCGATTATCCTGATGATTCTTTTGAACAGATCCTTATTGAAGAATATATCGATATTAATGCATGGCGTTCACAGCTTAAATATCAGCTGGCTATGGATAAATTCTTTCAGGATATACTGCGTCCCGAGATCAAGATTGATTACAAGGAAGCTGAGAAATATTACCGCACCCATCTTTCCGATTTTTACATGCCTGCTGGATACAAATTTGTGATGGTTAAAGGTATGGGCAAGGATCTGGTTCTTAAAGGTGTGGACCTTTACCGCGAAGGACTCACTCCTGCCGCTATTTCTGCGAAACTCCGCAAAGTTTCTGTACGTGAAATCTGGATCAGGAACGGACAGATTCCCGCAAATTGGAAGCCTTTTGTTGAAGACCTTGAGCCGGGTAAGGCAACACCGGTAATTACCCAGAAAAAAGAAGTATTTTGTCTAATTCTCAAAGAGAAAAAAGAAGCGACTTTACTTACACCTCTCCAAGCTTATCCCATGGTTGAAAAAGTACTGCTGGAGAGAAAGCTTAAGGAAAAATTTGAAAGCTGGTTAAAAGAAAAAATGGCGACTTCTAAAATTAAAATAAGCAAGGAACTGTTGCCTGAAGTGGAAGAAATAGAGCAGAGTGCATCATCTGAGAAATCACCAGTGGCTGAATAG
- the mfd gene encoding transcription-repair coupling factor: protein MSLPAQLSAFASGSGDNLRIFKSGHGTQAFTAHNLHSRGESVVLVAPGAREYSELKALLTLFSRNELEQKGKVVPSWERDWVFLPPYLSKNPAASDWAERWAALHALTRGGKQSVLMTADNLLPKWPSPDVLENNYIVLAKGEEMDPELLMEQAVTWGYTRTKLVSGYGEMSMRGDILDIYAPGYDLPVRLEFFGDILEEIRVFDPSSQRSKADLDEVTLLPVAPAMLTGNHIDEADKLWTQLKKTGEISSEGYTRLVEKAENADGMIWPGLFYPEAVDLKAFFPKKSVYVLSSASNLRSKLQDQEHGWKTFLLDKSAHNGCKWPMHVICWNEEKARGTWRDERQIVFEDLVIGREKDGIDLSERSISAFTDIFWKPEQVKRPWAALVAALKEWKSERFQTVLSFRTERSRKKFLSLIEPEQLTIATEYSPLNKGIYALVSPLRQGMELEWNQTVILGEDVIQPQAAKGTRSRDKAFEGMTSYEDLLLDDLLVHRDYGLSRFGGLHHMNVGEVANDYLLLFFDSEDKLYVPVDRLNLVQKYKGPEGSCPILDKLGGARWAKTREKARKAIEKIAGELVEMYAYRKIAKGYAYGPLDEMYWEFESTFGFEETPDQEKAIQDVFRDMESPEPMDRLVCGDVGFGKTEVALRAAFRAVLDGKQVVLLCPTTVLAEQHYQTFVQRMEGFPVTVGMLSRFVPKSRQKRVLEQMAAGELDILIGTHRVLSKDVEAPNLGLLILDEEQRFGVRHKERVKEMRKNIDALTLTATPIPRTLQLSLSGVRSLSTIETPPVDRKPVETALIERDEAMLASVVARELERGGQVFWVHNRVQGLERVVEFVKKLAPDAKIGMAHGQMTEKNLEETIHKFWHKELDILVATAIIESGLDFPNANTLIVDQAQMFGLGQLYQLRGRVGRSTRQAYAYFAVSSLDSLSEKAKRRMQIILQLDYLGAGFKVAMEDLRLRGAGNILGEVQSGQMAKVGLDLFLEMLDEEVRRIKGDDSAQVSDPEMNFVFKAHLPEDFVPDARERLRYYRALSSADSEAGIEELAAEIKDRFGHFPEEVENFISVLYLKRTLARLGVVRADLFPTRVILTWAENNNPVDPAKLIAWIGEQGDKAKLKPPAALEVRLDQSVSISKGLDSICKKLEPLL, encoded by the coding sequence TTGTCCTTACCAGCTCAGCTCTCCGCTTTCGCTTCCGGAAGTGGTGATAACTTACGTATTTTTAAAAGCGGCCACGGAACCCAAGCCTTCACAGCTCATAACCTGCATTCAAGGGGAGAGTCTGTTGTTCTTGTTGCGCCCGGCGCGCGTGAATATTCAGAACTCAAGGCCCTGTTAACCCTGTTCAGCCGCAACGAACTTGAACAGAAAGGTAAAGTTGTTCCTTCATGGGAAAGGGATTGGGTTTTTCTGCCACCATATCTGAGCAAGAATCCGGCTGCTTCTGATTGGGCCGAACGTTGGGCGGCATTGCATGCACTGACCCGTGGTGGAAAGCAGTCCGTTTTAATGACTGCTGACAACCTGTTGCCGAAATGGCCTTCCCCGGATGTTCTGGAGAACAATTATATTGTTCTTGCCAAGGGCGAAGAGATGGACCCTGAGCTGCTCATGGAACAGGCGGTTACTTGGGGTTACACAAGAACTAAACTTGTTTCCGGGTATGGCGAGATGTCCATGCGCGGCGACATCCTTGATATTTATGCACCGGGATATGATCTGCCGGTGCGTCTTGAATTCTTCGGTGATATTCTTGAGGAAATTCGTGTTTTTGATCCATCATCACAGAGATCAAAAGCTGATCTGGATGAAGTGACCCTGCTGCCGGTAGCTCCGGCAATGCTGACCGGCAATCATATAGACGAAGCTGATAAGCTTTGGACTCAGCTTAAAAAGACCGGGGAAATTTCATCGGAAGGTTATACCCGCTTGGTTGAAAAAGCGGAAAATGCCGATGGCATGATCTGGCCCGGACTCTTTTATCCTGAAGCAGTCGACCTTAAAGCTTTCTTCCCGAAAAAATCTGTATATGTGCTTTCTTCTGCATCCAATCTGCGTTCTAAATTACAGGACCAAGAGCATGGCTGGAAAACGTTCCTGTTGGATAAATCCGCTCATAACGGCTGCAAATGGCCTATGCATGTGATTTGCTGGAATGAAGAAAAGGCCCGTGGAACATGGCGCGATGAACGTCAGATAGTTTTTGAAGATCTGGTTATCGGTCGAGAAAAAGATGGTATTGATCTTTCGGAGCGATCCATATCCGCATTCACGGATATTTTTTGGAAACCGGAGCAGGTCAAGCGTCCTTGGGCTGCATTGGTTGCCGCATTGAAAGAGTGGAAATCTGAACGTTTTCAAACAGTCCTCAGCTTTCGCACCGAACGTTCCCGCAAGAAATTTCTCTCCCTTATCGAACCGGAACAACTTACCATTGCAACGGAATATTCCCCACTTAATAAAGGCATTTACGCTCTAGTTTCTCCCTTGAGACAAGGGATGGAGCTGGAATGGAATCAGACGGTAATCCTCGGTGAAGATGTAATTCAGCCGCAAGCCGCAAAAGGAACTCGTAGCCGCGATAAAGCCTTTGAGGGCATGACCAGCTATGAGGACCTGTTGCTTGATGATCTGCTGGTTCACCGTGATTACGGCCTTTCCCGATTCGGCGGGCTGCATCATATGAATGTTGGTGAGGTGGCTAACGATTATCTGCTGTTGTTCTTTGATTCTGAGGACAAACTTTATGTCCCGGTTGACCGCTTGAATCTGGTCCAGAAGTACAAGGGCCCGGAAGGATCGTGTCCGATTCTTGATAAGCTTGGCGGAGCACGCTGGGCCAAAACCCGCGAAAAGGCTCGCAAGGCTATTGAGAAGATCGCCGGGGAACTTGTCGAAATGTACGCCTACCGTAAGATTGCCAAAGGGTATGCCTACGGTCCTCTGGATGAGATGTATTGGGAATTTGAATCCACTTTCGGGTTTGAGGAAACCCCGGATCAGGAAAAAGCCATTCAGGATGTTTTTCGTGATATGGAAAGCCCCGAACCAATGGATCGCCTTGTTTGCGGTGATGTTGGCTTTGGTAAGACTGAGGTTGCTCTGCGTGCTGCTTTCAGGGCAGTTTTGGACGGAAAGCAGGTAGTATTGCTTTGCCCCACAACAGTTCTTGCAGAACAGCACTACCAGACCTTTGTACAGCGTATGGAAGGTTTTCCGGTTACGGTTGGTATGCTCAGTCGTTTTGTTCCTAAATCCCGTCAGAAGCGTGTTTTGGAGCAGATGGCGGCAGGTGAACTTGATATTCTCATCGGAACTCACCGAGTGCTTTCCAAGGATGTTGAAGCACCGAATCTCGGTTTGCTTATCCTCGATGAAGAGCAGCGTTTCGGTGTGCGACATAAGGAAAGAGTCAAGGAAATGCGCAAAAATATCGATGCGCTGACCCTGACAGCTACACCAATTCCCCGCACTCTGCAGCTTTCCCTTTCCGGGGTGCGCAGCCTGAGTACCATTGAAACACCTCCTGTTGATCGCAAGCCGGTTGAGACTGCGCTTATTGAGCGTGATGAAGCAATGCTTGCATCCGTTGTGGCACGTGAACTTGAACGCGGCGGACAGGTCTTCTGGGTTCATAACCGTGTTCAGGGGCTGGAAAGGGTTGTTGAGTTTGTTAAGAAGCTGGCACCGGATGCTAAAATCGGCATGGCTCACGGTCAGATGACCGAAAAGAATCTGGAAGAGACTATCCACAAATTTTGGCATAAGGAACTGGATATCCTTGTTGCTACAGCAATCATTGAGTCCGGGCTTGATTTCCCCAATGCAAACACCTTGATTGTTGATCAGGCGCAGATGTTCGGACTTGGGCAGCTCTACCAGCTTCGCGGCAGGGTCGGACGCAGCACCCGTCAGGCTTACGCCTATTTTGCAGTATCTTCGCTGGATTCTCTTTCAGAAAAAGCCAAGCGCCGTATGCAGATTATTTTACAGCTTGATTACCTTGGTGCCGGATTCAAGGTTGCTATGGAAGACCTGCGTTTACGTGGTGCCGGTAATATTCTGGGCGAGGTTCAGTCCGGGCAGATGGCCAAGGTCGGACTTGATTTGTTTCTTGAAATGCTGGACGAAGAAGTACGTAGAATTAAAGGTGATGATTCCGCACAGGTAAGTGATCCTGAAATGAATTTTGTGTTCAAGGCTCATCTGCCGGAAGACTTTGTGCCGGATGCACGTGAGCGTTTGCGTTACTATCGTGCTCTTTCATCTGCTGACAGTGAAGCAGGAATCGAAGAGCTTGCTGCTGAAATCAAAGACCGCTTCGGACATTTTCCTGAAGAGGTTGAAAATTTTATTTCTGTGCTTTACCTCAAACGTACCCTTGCACGTTTAGGAGTTGTTCGGGCAGACCTTTTCCCGACCAGAGTTATCCTGACTTGGGCAGAGAACAATAATCCTGTTGACCCGGCCAAACTGATTGCCTGGATCGGAGAGCAGGGTGATAAGGCAAAACTCAAGCCTCCGGCTGCTCTTGAAGTCCGACTTGACCAGAGTGTCTCTATTTCGAAAGGTCTTGATTCTATTTGCAAAAAACTTGAACCGTTACTTTAA
- a CDS encoding chemotaxis protein CheW has translation MEEGKKITLDAELIQLVTFSIGEEEFGVDILKVQEIIRTMEITKVPRAPQFVEGVINLRGKVIPIIDLRSKFGLQFREHDQHTRIIVIEINDMIVGFVVDSVSEVLRIPASTVEPPPPVVSGLESEYISGVGKLEDRLLILLDLNRLLSNEEQEQLAQV, from the coding sequence ATGGAAGAAGGTAAGAAGATTACGCTTGACGCGGAATTGATTCAGCTGGTTACCTTCAGTATCGGTGAAGAAGAATTCGGTGTTGATATTCTCAAGGTTCAAGAGATTATCAGAACCATGGAAATTACCAAGGTTCCCAGAGCACCGCAATTTGTTGAAGGGGTAATTAACCTTCGCGGTAAAGTTATCCCCATTATCGATCTCAGAAGCAAGTTTGGTCTGCAGTTCCGTGAACACGATCAGCATACCAGAATTATTGTTATTGAAATCAACGATATGATTGTAGGTTTTGTTGTGGACTCCGTTTCTGAAGTCCTGCGAATTCCTGCTTCCACCGTTGAACCGCCGCCGCCTGTTGTTTCCGGTCTTGAATCTGAATACATCAGCGGGGTAGGTAAGCTTGAAGACAGGCTCCTTATCCTGCTTGACCTGAACAGGCTCCTGTCCAATGAAGAACAGGAACAGCTTGCACAGGTATAG
- a CDS encoding UDP-glucose dehydrogenase family protein yields MNICIVGTGYVGLVSAACFAEMGNHVWCVDVNPDVVETLKQGKIHIFEPGLDVLVKRNYEDERLFFTTDLKEGLAKAKMVFICVGTPCGADGSCDLSYVETVARQVGQNMTEPKIIVDKSTVPVGTADKVRATIQEELDKRGLDIDFDVASNPEFLKEGDAVSDFMKPDRVVVGTENEETRKQFETLYAPYARSREKLIFMGTRSAEMTKYAANCMLATKISFINEIAGICEKVDANVREVRLGIGSDHRIGYYFIYPGVGYGGSCFPKDVKALINTAKEVGAQPELIEAVDSVNNRQKKMLSRKILDYFEPQGGVKGKTLALWGLAFKANTDDMRESSALSIIEELTSAGMKIKAFDPVAHKKAAEILSDNDLVEIVHNQYEVLEGADALAVVTDWNQFRNPDFDRVKESLNAPLVFDGRNLYDPAYLGSCGFAYFSVGRRPVGAED; encoded by the coding sequence ATGAACATTTGTATTGTAGGGACCGGATATGTGGGTCTGGTCAGCGCGGCGTGTTTTGCTGAAATGGGTAACCACGTTTGGTGCGTGGATGTTAATCCTGATGTAGTTGAAACCCTCAAGCAGGGTAAAATCCATATTTTTGAACCCGGCCTTGATGTCCTTGTTAAGCGTAACTACGAAGACGAAAGACTTTTCTTTACCACCGATCTTAAAGAGGGACTGGCAAAAGCCAAGATGGTTTTCATCTGCGTAGGTACTCCTTGCGGTGCCGATGGCAGTTGTGACCTTAGCTATGTTGAGACAGTTGCCCGTCAGGTCGGCCAGAATATGACCGAACCCAAAATTATTGTAGATAAATCCACCGTTCCCGTGGGAACAGCCGATAAAGTTCGGGCTACCATTCAGGAAGAGCTGGACAAGCGTGGTTTGGATATTGACTTTGATGTGGCTTCCAATCCTGAATTCCTTAAAGAAGGTGACGCTGTAAGCGATTTCATGAAGCCTGACCGCGTTGTCGTGGGTACTGAGAATGAAGAAACCCGCAAACAGTTTGAAACTCTTTACGCTCCTTATGCCCGCAGCCGTGAAAAACTTATTTTCATGGGCACCAGAAGTGCTGAAATGACCAAGTATGCTGCAAACTGCATGCTGGCAACCAAAATTTCATTTATTAACGAAATTGCCGGAATCTGCGAAAAAGTTGATGCAAACGTACGTGAAGTTCGTTTGGGTATCGGCTCTGACCATCGTATCGGTTACTACTTCATTTACCCCGGTGTAGGGTACGGTGGATCCTGCTTTCCAAAAGACGTGAAAGCGTTGATCAACACCGCAAAGGAAGTAGGAGCGCAGCCCGAGCTTATCGAAGCAGTAGATTCCGTTAACAATCGCCAGAAGAAAATGCTCTCCAGAAAAATTCTGGACTACTTTGAACCTCAGGGTGGTGTTAAAGGTAAAACTCTTGCATTGTGGGGGCTTGCATTCAAAGCCAACACTGACGATATGCGTGAATCTTCCGCTCTTTCAATTATTGAAGAGCTGACTTCCGCAGGCATGAAAATCAAAGCATTTGATCCTGTTGCTCACAAAAAAGCTGCAGAGATTCTGAGTGATAATGATCTGGTGGAGATTGTCCACAACCAGTATGAAGTGCTCGAAGGTGCAGATGCCCTTGCTGTTGTTACTGACTGGAACCAGTTCAGGAACCCTGATTTTGACAGGGTTAAAGAGTCTCTCAATGCTCCGCTGGTTTTCGACGGCAGGAACCTTTATGATCCTGCTTACCTTGGAAGCTGCGGTTTTGCCTATTTCAGCGTAGGCCGCCGCCCGGTTGGAGCTGAAGATTAG
- a CDS encoding pyridoxine 5'-phosphate synthase: MPFLCVNVDHVATIRQARLGIEPDPVTAAAMCELAGAVGIIMHLREDRRHVQDRDIELISKTIQTEFHFEMAATEEMQQIALRIDPATVCLVPEKREELTTEGGLNCIGQEKRLTEYLAPLHEKGIGSSLFIDADADQIKAAKAIGAEYVEIHTGHFADAPTRSEQKAELTRIIDGIKMSQDLGLKVNLGHGLNYVNILDFADVPGICEYSIGHSIMSRAIYVGIDRAVRDMVEIIRNFAD; encoded by the coding sequence ATGCCCTTCTTATGCGTCAATGTTGACCACGTAGCTACTATCAGACAAGCCCGCCTCGGAATCGAACCGGATCCAGTTACTGCTGCCGCCATGTGCGAACTTGCCGGAGCAGTAGGAATCATCATGCACCTGCGCGAAGACCGCAGACATGTGCAGGACCGTGATATCGAACTGATCAGCAAGACCATCCAGACCGAGTTTCATTTTGAAATGGCAGCCACCGAGGAAATGCAGCAGATCGCCCTGCGTATCGACCCTGCTACCGTCTGCCTCGTGCCGGAAAAACGTGAAGAGCTTACCACTGAAGGCGGCCTTAACTGCATTGGTCAGGAAAAACGCCTCACCGAATATCTTGCTCCGCTACACGAAAAAGGAATCGGTTCCAGTCTGTTCATCGATGCAGATGCCGACCAGATTAAAGCAGCTAAGGCTATCGGCGCAGAATACGTTGAAATTCATACCGGACATTTCGCTGATGCTCCTACCCGTTCCGAACAGAAAGCTGAGCTGACCCGTATCATTGACGGCATCAAGATGTCACAGGATCTCGGACTCAAAGTAAACCTCGGCCACGGCCTGAACTACGTGAATATCCTCGATTTCGCTGATGTTCCCGGTATTTGCGAATACTCCATCGGTCACTCCATCATGTCCCGTGCAATCTACGTGGGTATTGATCGCGCTGTTCGTGACATGGTTGAAATTATTAGAAACTTTGCTGATTAA
- a CDS encoding holo-[acyl-carrier-protein] synthase, protein MIIGLGIDITELDRIKRSLDKYGERFAEKILTPAEIELIPAKNPVPYVAARFAAKEAAVKALGTGFAEGITFHTIEITRLDSGAPQLNFLGKALERSKSMGVEGIHISITHGRDTAAAVVVLEK, encoded by the coding sequence ATGATCATCGGACTTGGAATAGATATAACTGAACTTGACCGCATCAAGCGTTCGCTGGATAAATACGGCGAACGCTTTGCGGAAAAAATTCTTACTCCTGCTGAGATAGAACTGATCCCGGCCAAAAATCCAGTACCCTACGTTGCTGCCCGCTTCGCAGCGAAAGAAGCTGCCGTAAAAGCACTGGGAACCGGATTTGCCGAGGGAATAACATTCCACACAATTGAAATAACACGCTTGGATTCCGGCGCGCCGCAGCTTAATTTTCTCGGTAAAGCCCTTGAGCGCAGCAAATCCATGGGAGTTGAAGGAATTCATATCTCAATCACACATGGACGTGATACCGCAGCAGCCGTGGTGGTACTTGAAAAATAA